One window from the genome of Panthera leo isolate Ple1 chromosome D3, P.leo_Ple1_pat1.1, whole genome shotgun sequence encodes:
- the ZBTB7C gene encoding zinc finger and BTB domain-containing protein 7C translates to MANGIDELIGIPFPNHSSEVLCSLNEQRQDGLLCDVLLVVQEHEYRTHRAVLAACSKYFKKLFTAGALASQPYVYEIDFVQPEALAAILDFAYTSTLTITASNVKHILNAARMLEIQCIVNVCLEIMEPGGDGGEEDDKEDDDDDEDDDDEDEEEEEEEEEEDEDDDTEDFADQENLPDPQDINCHQSPSKTDHLTEKAYSDAPRDFPDSFQAGSPGHLGVIRDFSIESLLRENLYPKANITDRRPSLSPFAPDFFPHLWPGDFGAFAQLPEQPMDSGPLDLVIKNRKIKEEEKEELPPPPPPPFPNDFFKDMFPDLPGGPLGPIKAENDYGAYLNFLSATHLGGLFPPWPLVEERKLKPKASQQCPICHKVIMGAGKLPRHMRTHTGEKPYMCNICEVRFTRQDKLKIHMRKHTGERPYLCIHCNAKFVHNYDLKNHMRIHTGVRPYQCEFCYKSFTRSDHLHRHIKRQSCRMARPRRGRKPAAWRAASLLFGPGGPAPEKAAFVMPPALGEVGGHLGGAAVCLPGPSPAKHFLAAPKGALSLQELERQFEETQMKLFGRAQLEAERNAGGLLAFALAENVAAARPYFPLPDPWAAGLAGLPGLAGLNHVASMSEANN, encoded by the exons ATGGCCAATGGCATCGACGAACTCATCGGCATTCCCTTCCCCAACCACAGCAGCGAGGTCCTGTGCAGCCTGAACGAGCAGCGGCAGGACGGCCTGCTCTGCGACGTGCTCCTCGTGGTGCAGGAGCACGAGTACCGCACCCACCGCGCCGTCCTGGCGGCCTGCAGCAAATACTTCAAGAAGCTGTTCACGGCCGGCGCCCTGGCCAGTCAGCCGTACGTCTACGAGATCGACTTTGTCCAGCCCGAGGCCCTGGCTGCCATCCTGGACTTCGCCTACACCTCCACGCTCACCATCACCGCCTCCAACGTCAAGCACATCCTCAACGCCGCCAGGATGCTGGAGATCCAGTGCATCGTGAACGTGTGCCTGGAGATCATGGAGCCCGGCGGGGACGGCGGGGAGGAGGACGACAaggaggacgacgacgacgacgaggaTGACGACGATGAGgacgaggaggaagaggaggaggaagaggaagaagacgaAGATGATGACACCGAAGACTTCGCCGACCAAGAAAACTTGCCCGACCCCCAGGACATCAACTGCCACCAAAGCCCCTCCAAGACGGACCATCTCACGGAGAAGGCCTATTCCGACGCACCCAGGGACTTCCCCGATTCCTTCCAGGCCGGCAGCCCCGGCCATCTGGGCGTCATCCGGGACTTCTCCATCGAATCCTTGCTGAGGGAGAACCTGTACCCCAAAGCCAACATCACTGATAGGAGACCCTCCTTATCTCCGTTCGCCCCTGACTTCTTCCCGCACCTCTGGCCGGGGGACTTTGGTGCCTTTGCCCAGCTGCCTGAGCAGCCCATGGACAGTGGGCCGCTAGACCTGGTCATCAAGAACCGGAAGatcaaggaggaggagaaggaggagctgcccccgcccccaccgccccccttcCCCAACGACTTCTTCAAGGACATGTTCCCCGACCTTCCCGGGGGGCCGCTGGGCCCCATCAAGGCGGAGAACGACTACGGTGCCTATCTCAACTTCCTGAGTGCCACCCACCTGGGGGGCCTCTTCCCACCCTGGCCGCTGGTGGAGGAGCGCAAGCTGAAGCCCAAGGCCTCTCAGCAGTGCCCCATCTGCCACAAAGTCATCATGGGGGCCGGGAAGCTGCCGCGGCACATGAGGACCCACACCGGGGAGAAGCCATACATGTGCAACATCTGTGAGGTCCGCTTTACCAG GCAGGACAAGCTGAAGATCCACATGCGGAAGCACACGGGGGAGCGGCCCTACCTGTGCATCCACTGCAACGCCAAGTTCGTGCACAACTACGACCTCAAGAACCACATGCGCATCCACACGGGCGTGCGGCCCTACCAGTGCGAGTTCTGCTACAAGAGCTTCACGCGCTCCGACCACCTGCACCGCCACATCAAGCGCCAGAGCTGCCGCATGGCCCGGCCCCGGCGCGGCCGCAAGCCCGCCGCCTGGAGGGCCGCCAGCCTGCTCTTCGGGCCCGGAGGCCCCGCGCCCGAGAAGGCGGCCTTCGTGATGCCGCCCGCGCTGGGCGAGGTGGGCGGCCACCTGGGCGGGGCGGCCGTGTGcctccccggccccagccccgccAAGCACTTCCTGGCGGCGCCCAAGGGCGCGCTGAGCCTGCAGGAGCTGGAGAGGCAGTTCGAGGAGACGCAGATGAAGCTGTTCGGGCGCGCGCAGCTGGAGGCCGAGAGGAACGCGGGGGGCCTCTTGGCCTTCGCGCTGGCCGAGAACGTGGCGGCCGCGCGGCCCTACTTCCCGCTGCCCGACCCGTGGGCCGCGGGCCTGGCCGGCCTTCCCGGGCTCGCCGGCCTCAACCATGTGGCCTCCATGTCTGAAGCCAACAACTAG